The sequence TGGACTCGTGTCCAAAATGTGGATCCTCAAGATGGAAGATAGACAAAGTCACCACCAAAGTTTGTAAAGGAGTTCCTGAAAAGGTCCTACGGTATTTTCCAGTGATACCAAGACTGAAAAGGATGTTTACATCAAAACAAAAGGCTGAAGAGTTGATTTGGCATTCCAAACACAAAAGTCAAGATCATATGATGCGTTATCCAATTGATTCAGTAGCTTGGGATACGATAGATCATAAGTGGCCTGATTTTGCATCAGATCCTAGAAATCTCCGCCTTGGTCTTGCAACAGATGGATTCAACCCTTTTGGTGACCTTAGTTCCAGATATAGTTGTTGGCCAGTTATTTTGGTCAATTATAACCTTCCTCCATTGTTGTGCATGACAAAGGAAAATCTTATGTTGACATTACTGATTCCAGGTCCGAAGCAACCGGGAAATGATATAGATGTATACTTGGAACCCCTTGTGGAGGATTTGAAGGAGTTGTGGGACACCGGTGTGGAGGCGTATGATGCATTTAGCAAGTCAATGTTCAATCTGAAAGCTATTTTGATGTGGACAATCAATGATTTTCCAGCTTATTGAAACCTATCTGGATGTGTCACAAAAGGGAAACTCGGTTGCCCAATATGTGGTGAAGACATATGTTCTATGTGGCTTAAGTATAGTAGAAAGTTTGCATACATAGGCCAGAGTAGATTGCTTGCACGTAATCAACCATTTCGTCAGAAAAAGAAGTGGTTTAATGGGAAAAAAGAGAGTAAAGGGAAACCTAGACCTTTGAATGGGTTAGAAATTGCCGATGCATTGAAAGATATTGAAAATGACTGGGGTAAAAAGCAAAAGGGTGAGACTATCAACACTTTGAGGAGAAAGAGGAAGAAGCAGGATAGTTCAAAAGAGGTACAAAAGCCAGTTCAAAGGTGGAAGAAAAAGTCAATTTTTTTCGATTTGCCATATTGGAGTGTAAGTTATTTTGTACTCTATTCATTAgattttgcaaattttttattttgtgttcCTAAAATGTTAGAAAAACTCTGAACTAACACTATGAAGCTTGTTGATGGTTACCTTTAGGTCCTCTTGCTACGTCATAACTTAGATGTGATGCATGTTGAAAAGAATGTCTGCGAGAATATCATAGGCACATTGTTAAACCTGAAGACAAAATCCAAAGATGGTGTGAATGCTCGAAAAGATTTGGTACACTTAAAAATTAGACAAGAATTACATCCTCAAGAAAAAGgagaaaataaatatcatttgccTGCTGCCCCGTACACACTGTCTAAAAAAGAAATGGATGTATTTTGCTCTAGgttgaagaaaataaagttaCCCGATGGATATAGCTCAAATATTGGTAACTGTGTTTCTGTAGAAGAGCGTAAGCTTATTGGGCTGAAATCTCATGATTGTCATGTTCTGATGCAACAATTACTATCAGTAGCATTGAGAAATCTTCTACCGAAAGGTCCACGCAATGCTATATTTTTGTTGGGTGCATTTTACAATGAATTATGTCAAAGAGTATTAGACAGGAACCGTTTAGAACAACTCGAGGAGAATACTGCTGAAATTCTATGCATGTTGGAAAGGTATTTTCCACCCGCTTTCTTTACCATCTCGGTTCACTTGACAATTCATTTAGCAAGCGAGGCTCGCTTGTGTGGGCCAGTCCAATTCCGTTGGATGTATCCATTTGAAAGgtataaaataatcattaatctttttgacaaattttatattataaaaagatTTAGATTTTGCTATCAACACTTCTTTCATGTGAATTTTGCTTTGTGATTTAGATTTATGAAAATACTAAAAGGGTATGTGAAGAACCGGGCAAGACCAGAAGGTTGCATAGCCGAGTGTTACCTCGTAGAAGAACGAATGGCATTTTGTAGTGCTTATATAAAAAATGCTTCTAGTATTGGTGTTCGTTCTAATAGGAACGATGATTTGGAATATGGATTATCAGAAGGTCGTCCAATTTGTAAAGGGAAAGaaaagattttagaggatcACGTGTTACAAGCTGCACATCGATATGTGTTGTTCAATACTGCAGAAGTTGAACCTTACTTACAGTGAGTATAATTAGTTTCATATTGTTAGTCTTGATCTAttacatatcttgtgtattctAACATCTCCATTCAAGTATTTTAATTAGGATGCACATTGACGAGCTTAAACAAACAGATCATCGTTGATGATGCAATTAGCCTTTTGTTTGGCAAGGAAGCTCGGGGTAGAGTGCGCGGAATGGGCTTCGGAGTTACACCATCGAAAGTTGGAGCTTCTGTGAAACAAAATGGAACTGTTCAACAACTTCAAACTATGGTACAAAGCCTTCAACAACAAATGCAACAAAATCAGCTAGAAATACAAGAAATGAGGTCCATGTTTTTACAAAGTATGAATAAGCAAAATCAGCAAGAACAGGTTAGTAaaaacaacatataaaaaatatgctTGGTATATATACACACTTAAATGCTGTTGAATTATCATGATTACATCGCTTGACACgattttattgtaaaattaGGTTGCTAGTGGTGGTGTTGGTAGTGGTATCGGGAATGAAGTTGGTAGCAATGGTGATATCGATATTGGTGCCAAGAAAAATGGTGATTTTGATCATGTTTCTCAGGTAATTATCtttaaattatgtaattttaaaCCGCAAAATTGTTACAAAAATAAACACGGTTGAATCAATAACTTTTCATTGTTTATTTACAGTCAAATTTGAGGAATGTGAGTCTTGGAGATATTCGTGCTAATACTAAATGTAAGCTGCTTCATTGGTGTGCTGATGAATTAGTTGTGGCAGAAGGTCGAATTGCATCCACAGATCCAAACACAAAAGTGCATCACGTTGTTCTTGGTAGATCTTGTTGGAAAGTTTGGGTTGATAAGGTTTTGGTGGAGAAGGTGGACCTAATTCGACCAAATGATGAAATGCAGTTTCTCCAGGACGCGATAGGAAGCACAGTCGCATGGTTATCTAAATTTATAGTACTGTGCGATTGATACATATTCTACTGATTTGTGTGTATTGAAAGTTTAATCATTGTTATATATGTACCAGCTAGACGTTGTTACAGATTTCTTATCTTGCTTTGGATTTTCAGACTTTCTGTTTTCATATACTGAAAAACAATGACTTTTATCAATTTTGTGTTGATTAAACTTAAATTTACactaaattttttgtaaaattttggtTTATTGTTTGTGTCCAttcgattgattttttttaacgaATTTGATTTTATCGGCTTGCAAATGAACGATATAGAATTTGTTTGCATACTGCGGATATGAATATTAACAGCACAGCTGCAGATaatattatccgcggcgtgcgtGCATGCGCACGCCGTTGATAATCTTGATAATAGTATCCGCGGCGTGCATGGGCACGCCGTTGATAATAGTATCCGCGGCGCACCTacgcacgccgttaataatgtTATCTGTTAAGCACGCCGTTGATAATATTAACCGCAGCGCGCATACGCACGCCGTTGATAATCTTGCAGTTTCAACAGCTTACAATTGTGCAGCGTGCAATGCGCGCCGCGGAAAgtgaatttgcgcgctgcgaaaagtcatttttgttgtagtatatgtttgaaatcatgggtatccagataaagaaataacaaaccatgaaataatgaattatattaaaataaagattgttctttacaactgagtcaataaaatccctagtcaacagttgacttgcaaggcatctactctaacaatataaTCGTGTTCTAACTATcgattttaattctttttgtcAAAATCAGGTGATTACTAGTGTCATTGTTAATTAAGtttgtataattatattatatgttcatgccacaaaaagatttattaaccatgagattataaaaatttaacaatggTCTTGaccattttattatataattttgattaaaatgAATAGATTTGTCCGTCGAAATATAATTATATGACTATAattgatataataaaatttatatgacTAAATATATCATACTTTTATAGGATTGGAATTTCATAGGTGGTATGTAGTAAGGATCCTACAAAAATTGATATGTTTCTTGTAAATAATAAAGGAAGAATATAATGTGAGATATTtagtaaattatataaataatgtgactgaagccatatatcacaacaagtcaaaaattcatatcaaattatcaaaaaataagaaaatataataaatgtaTACCAGAACCAATTGATTGATCTAGCGTTGGAGTTATGGATCTTCCAACGCAACAGAGAAtcgatcattttatttttgcctTAGATGAGAGAATGAGATATATCTAAAATATGTGTATTGTATATATTTTGTGTTATTCTGTATATCTTGGGACCATGACCATATGTATAACTTAAGCAGTTTTCGGCCCATCACAGAAGAATTAATTGGGTTAGTTTTTACGTATAAGATTGAAcatatcaatttatttaatactttggaaacttgtaattaattatatcatcTTATTGTATTCTTTATTAGATAACGGGTCCATATGCAATTAATTGTGTAAGCTTACAAAattgttccaacaatctctcacttgaaCTACATAAGTTATCCGGATATTGTACATGCAAAATCTAGATTTAAATATTGCTATTTAAACCCAAATATTACTTAACAATTGATCTATCAATTATATCAATATTGAACCAAAGAGGTTATCGCTACATTTAAAAATCACTAGACCCATTAGTGATGACAATAATAGCTTAACCAATAATATAGATCAAGTATAGATCTGtagcatgaaaaaataaatgtgaTCCGATAATAAAACACATATTTCCAACTGGTCCTCCTAATGACTCAAAGAATCCAacaaattttcaatcaaatGCTAAACCACAATGAAGTCATGACtttatttcaataaataaatttagtctGTACAGAAACTTAAtcatgttaaattttaaaaataatttaattttaaaatttttttcaaaaataatgtaaaaaaataacattttcaaaactactgtAATCCGcgagcagcgtccgcgcttcgtaagcacggacgctggtccacgtaatcgacggaatattttagtgacggaatatatataaaaaccgtcgctcattagcgacggtttcttaaACTTTCGGTAAAATTGAATCAGCGACGGATTATAAACCGTCGTTCATTTTAGAACCGTCGCTTTAAggaatcagcgacggttcataaaccgtcgctgattatGACAAAATTCACACACCACGCATAattgtatcaacagcgtgcacatgtacgtcGCGGATGTTTTTGAACattcaacggcttgcaactttgcagcgtgcaatatacgctgcaaaaaatcatttttgttgtagtgaagacagagaaaaaaagagagaaaaagttcatcaaaaaataagttttttcaggaactttttctctctttttttctctatcttcactacaacaaaaatggctttttgcagcgtatattgcacgctacaaagttgcaagccgttgaaagttcaaaattatccgcggcgtacatgtgcacgctgttgatacaatTATGCGTGGCGTGTGAAGGGGCATGTATTttggcatttagcgacggttcaaaaaccgtcgctgattcctT comes from Primulina huaijiensis isolate GDHJ02 chromosome 2, ASM1229523v2, whole genome shotgun sequence and encodes:
- the LOC140967099 gene encoding uncharacterized protein, whose translation is MWLKYSRKFAYIGQSRLLARNQPFRQKKKWFNGKKESKGKPRPLNGLEIADALKDIENDWGKKQKGETINTLRRKRKKQDSSKEVQKPVQRWKKKSIFFDLPYWSVLLLRHNLDVMHVEKNVCENIIGTLLNLKTKSKDGVNARKDLVHLKIRQELHPQEKGENKYHLPAAPYTLSKKEMDVFCSRLKKIKLPDGYSSNIGNCVSVEERKLIGLKSHDCHVLMQQLLSVALRNLLPKGPRNAIFLLGAFYNELCQRVLDRNRLEQLEENTAEILCMLERYFPPAFFTISVHLTIHLASEARLCGPVQFRWMYPFERFMKILKGYVKNRARPEGCIAECYLVEERMAFCSAYIKNASSIGVRSNRNDDLEYGLSEGRPICKGKEKILEDHVLQAAHRYVLFNTAEVEPYLQMHIDELKQTDHR